Proteins from one Halovivax limisalsi genomic window:
- a CDS encoding DHH family phosphoesterase: MTHETADGDGTEREAVVYDLDSACTPDELEHETPYLAEINGIVEYGIFVDLADDISGLVHESVLEGTYHVGDELAVELEDVRENGDLSFAPAAVDLDDASVEPVDHEVSLTGTNRLEANVGEQITFEGEVVQIKQTGGPTIFHVADEYGVVTAAAFEQAGVRAYPAASVGSIVRLTATVERHEGSIQLEVDGLSVLTDEAETEARDRLEAAHADRAEPADVEPLIEWPAFEPLFEELRGVAERLRRTVLEGRPIRVRHHADGDGMCAAVPVQLALERFIADVHEDADAPRHLIKRLPSKAPFYEMEDATRDLTYALEDRAKHGQQLPLLLMLDNGSTEEDVPAYETLAHYDIPILAIDHHHPDPTAVEDLLDAHVNPYLHDEDYRITTGMLCVELARMIYPDLTDEIRHLPAVAGLADRSKADAMSDYIDLAADADFDETHLQDVSEALDYAAHWLRYSPGDHLITDILGIDCAPDHHDELVSLFSGTGREAVDRQLEAATPHLEHESLENGAHLYRIDVEDYAHRFTYPAPGKTTGEIHDQKIEETGDPVITVGYGPDFAVLRSDGVRLDIPEMVAELKAEVPGAGVSGGGHLVVGSIKFVTGKREAVIDALVEKMADAEIDEALSSAAPLDD, encoded by the coding sequence ATGACCCACGAGACCGCCGACGGCGACGGCACGGAACGCGAGGCGGTCGTCTACGATCTCGACTCGGCGTGTACCCCCGACGAGCTCGAGCACGAGACGCCCTATCTCGCCGAGATCAACGGTATCGTCGAGTACGGTATCTTCGTCGATCTCGCGGACGACATCTCCGGCCTCGTCCACGAGTCAGTCCTCGAAGGAACCTACCACGTCGGCGACGAACTCGCCGTCGAACTCGAAGACGTCCGCGAGAACGGCGACCTCTCGTTCGCGCCGGCGGCCGTCGACCTCGACGACGCAAGTGTCGAACCGGTCGACCACGAGGTGTCGCTCACCGGGACGAATCGGCTCGAAGCGAACGTCGGCGAGCAGATCACCTTCGAAGGCGAGGTGGTGCAGATCAAACAGACGGGCGGCCCGACCATCTTCCACGTCGCCGACGAATACGGCGTCGTCACGGCCGCCGCGTTCGAACAGGCCGGCGTGCGCGCCTACCCCGCCGCCTCGGTCGGCTCGATCGTCAGACTCACCGCCACCGTCGAGCGCCACGAGGGCTCGATCCAGCTGGAGGTCGACGGCCTCTCCGTGCTCACCGACGAGGCCGAAACCGAGGCGCGCGACCGGCTCGAAGCGGCCCACGCCGACCGTGCCGAACCCGCCGACGTCGAGCCGTTGATCGAGTGGCCCGCGTTCGAACCGCTCTTCGAGGAACTCCGAGGCGTCGCCGAACGCCTCCGACGGACCGTTCTCGAGGGGCGGCCGATCCGGGTCCGACACCACGCCGACGGCGACGGGATGTGCGCGGCCGTCCCGGTCCAGCTCGCCCTCGAGCGATTCATCGCGGACGTTCACGAGGACGCCGACGCGCCGCGACACCTGATCAAGCGCCTGCCGAGCAAGGCGCCGTTCTACGAGATGGAAGACGCCACGCGCGATCTCACCTACGCGCTGGAAGACCGCGCAAAACACGGCCAGCAGTTGCCGCTCTTGCTGATGCTGGACAACGGCTCGACCGAGGAGGACGTCCCCGCCTACGAGACGCTCGCTCACTACGACATTCCGATCCTGGCGATCGATCACCACCACCCGGACCCGACCGCCGTCGAGGACCTCCTCGACGCCCACGTGAATCCGTACCTCCACGACGAGGATTACCGGATCACGACCGGGATGCTCTGCGTCGAACTCGCGCGGATGATCTACCCCGACCTCACCGACGAGATCCGCCACCTCCCCGCCGTCGCCGGCCTGGCCGACCGGTCGAAGGCCGACGCGATGAGCGACTACATCGACCTCGCGGCGGACGCGGACTTCGACGAGACGCACCTGCAAGACGTCAGCGAGGCGCTGGACTACGCCGCCCACTGGCTGCGCTACAGCCCCGGCGACCACCTCATCACCGACATCCTCGGCATCGACTGTGCACCCGACCACCACGACGAACTCGTCTCGCTGTTCTCCGGGACGGGGCGCGAGGCGGTCGACCGACAACTCGAGGCGGCCACGCCCCACCTCGAACACGAGTCGCTCGAGAACGGCGCCCACCTCTACCGGATCGACGTCGAGGATTACGCCCATCGATTCACCTACCCCGCGCCGGGCAAGACCACCGGCGAGATCCACGATCAAAAGATCGAGGAGACGGGCGACCCGGTGATCACGGTGGGGTACGGCCCGGACTTCGCCGTCCTCCGAAGCGACGGCGTCAGACTCGACATTCCGGAGATGGTCGCCGAACTCAAAGCGGAGGTGCCCGGCGCGGGCGTCTCCGGCGGCGGCCACCTCGTCGTCGGCTCGATCAAGTTCGTCACGGGCAAGCGCGAGGCCGTCATCGACGCCCTCGTCGAGAAGATGGCCGACGCCGAGATCGACGAGGCGCTCTCCAGCGCCGCGCCCCTGGACGACTGA
- a CDS encoding Mov34/MPN/PAD-1 family protein has product MGLLSSLFRSSEILGIAEETLEFAVESSAETHPNEYMGFLRGTEASRLGLDRDGLIITDVLVVPGTESNSVSATVKSSSIPNDTKALGSIHSHPNGVLRPSQADLGTFGRGSVHVIVGAPYGRHDWQAFDSSGEPTTLSVIDVDLPDSEDFFHFTQQDIDEELQWNER; this is encoded by the coding sequence ATGGGGCTGCTCTCGTCGCTGTTCCGCTCGAGCGAGATTCTCGGCATCGCCGAGGAGACCCTCGAGTTCGCCGTCGAGTCCTCCGCCGAAACCCATCCCAACGAGTACATGGGGTTTCTCCGGGGGACGGAGGCGAGCCGACTCGGCCTCGATCGCGACGGCCTGATCATCACCGACGTGCTGGTGGTGCCGGGCACCGAGTCGAACAGCGTCAGCGCGACGGTCAAATCGAGTTCGATTCCGAACGACACGAAAGCGCTGGGGAGCATCCACTCGCATCCGAACGGCGTGCTCCGTCCGAGCCAGGCCGACCTCGGCACGTTCGGTCGCGGATCGGTGCACGTGATCGTCGGCGCGCCGTACGGCCGCCACGACTGGCAGGCCTTCGACTCGAGCGGCGAGCCGACGACGCTGTCGGTGATCGACGTCGATCTGCCCGACTCCGAGGACTTCTTTCACTTCACCCAGCAGGACATCGACGAGGAGTTACAATGGAACGAGCGATAG
- the ppc gene encoding phosphoenolpyruvate carboxylase, translating into MRLHNRNLSRDVRDLGRVLGDVLTRQTSTEAFEAVESCRTAAIDYRADELDSREPLRRELDDLSPAHERTVARAFATYFELVNLAEERERVRSIRRRSQSGDLDDGLVAAADALAELDGSTVEGVLEDVLIEPTFTAHPTEARRKTVKAKRRTISNQLETLDERLLTDGDADRVWRAIDAEVTSLWGTPQVRRRKPEVADEARNVQWYAEHTLFDVVGDVYDELERVLDEAVEGGLDVPTVVRFRSWAGSDRDGNPYVTPEVTANTLERQREAILRRYDDALERLLGSLSQEGRRLAVGDNFEESLAADRDRLPECARRYETRYPDEPYRQKVALVRERLDRIGDVRPGGYADAEELLADLTTIAESLRANDAESVASVHVDPLRRQVETFGFSLASLDLRDHRAKHTDALVEAFEREGIDYRDRDEAERVELLTDAILQDEPVIDLGDTDGLSESSARVLELFDRLADWQSTYGPEAIDTYCISMTEEPSHVLEVLFLADQAGVVSLPDYAGIDVVPLLETEAALSGARRIVGTLFENEAYAQALAARGGTQEIMLGYSDSNKENGFLAANWSLYRTQRRLARICEDHDVTLRLFHGRGGSISRGGGPMNEALLALPNATVSGQVKFTEQGESIAEKYGHPQIARRNLEQMLNAQLRARKRAIEQPRESIEEAWLDAAERTAEAARTAYRDLLERDGFVRYFEQATPITVIEKLDLGSRPASRSGERTVEDLRAIPWVFSWTQSRCILPGWYGLATGIDAYLEDGGDISVLQTMYDEWPFFRTTLDNAALSLARTDLEIAAEYAALAEDDLRETFVPLLSEEYERAVELVTTIGRRDGLHTRDWLAESTRRRNPYVDPLNLLQTSLLARSDRTDVEERTLRLTVHGIAAGMKNTG; encoded by the coding sequence ATGCGACTGCACAACAGGAACCTCTCCCGCGACGTCCGCGATCTCGGGCGCGTGCTCGGCGACGTCCTGACGCGTCAGACCTCGACCGAGGCCTTCGAGGCCGTCGAATCGTGTCGCACGGCCGCGATCGACTACCGGGCTGACGAACTGGACAGCCGGGAACCGCTCCGTCGCGAACTCGACGACCTGTCACCCGCCCACGAGCGGACGGTCGCTCGCGCGTTCGCGACGTACTTCGAACTCGTCAACCTGGCAGAAGAGCGCGAACGAGTCCGGTCGATCCGTCGGCGGTCCCAGTCGGGCGACCTCGACGACGGCCTCGTCGCGGCGGCCGACGCCCTCGCCGAACTCGACGGGTCGACGGTCGAGGGCGTTCTCGAGGACGTCCTGATCGAACCCACGTTCACCGCCCACCCGACTGAGGCGCGACGGAAGACGGTGAAGGCCAAACGCAGGACGATTTCGAACCAGCTCGAGACCCTCGACGAGCGCCTGCTCACCGACGGGGACGCGGACCGCGTCTGGCGGGCGATCGACGCGGAGGTGACGAGCCTCTGGGGGACGCCGCAGGTCCGTCGTCGAAAACCCGAGGTCGCGGACGAGGCGCGTAACGTCCAGTGGTACGCCGAGCACACGCTCTTCGACGTCGTCGGCGATGTCTACGACGAACTCGAGCGGGTCCTCGACGAGGCGGTCGAGGGCGGCCTGGACGTCCCGACGGTCGTTCGGTTCCGATCGTGGGCGGGGAGCGACCGCGACGGCAACCCGTACGTCACGCCCGAGGTGACCGCGAACACGCTCGAACGCCAGCGCGAGGCGATCCTGCGGCGCTACGACGATGCGCTCGAGCGGCTGTTGGGCAGCCTGAGCCAGGAGGGTCGCCGGCTCGCGGTCGGTGACAACTTCGAGGAATCGCTCGCGGCGGATCGCGACCGACTGCCGGAGTGTGCGCGGCGATACGAGACTCGCTACCCGGACGAGCCCTACCGACAGAAGGTCGCCCTCGTCCGCGAACGCCTCGATCGGATCGGCGACGTTCGCCCCGGCGGGTACGCGGACGCCGAGGAGTTGCTCGCGGACCTGACCACGATCGCGGAGAGCCTGCGTGCCAACGACGCCGAGTCGGTCGCGTCGGTCCACGTCGACCCGCTCCGGCGACAGGTCGAGACGTTCGGCTTCTCGCTCGCCAGCCTGGACCTGCGCGATCACCGGGCGAAACACACCGACGCGCTCGTCGAGGCCTTCGAGCGCGAGGGAATCGACTACCGGGACCGGGACGAAGCCGAGCGCGTCGAGTTGCTGACCGACGCGATCCTCCAGGACGAGCCCGTGATCGACCTCGGCGATACCGACGGCCTCTCCGAGTCGTCGGCTCGCGTCCTCGAACTGTTCGACCGGCTCGCCGACTGGCAGTCGACCTACGGACCGGAGGCGATCGACACCTACTGCATCTCGATGACGGAGGAGCCGAGCCACGTCCTCGAAGTGCTCTTTCTTGCCGACCAGGCCGGCGTCGTCTCCCTGCCGGATTACGCCGGCATCGACGTCGTCCCGCTGCTCGAGACGGAGGCCGCCCTCTCCGGGGCGCGTCGCATCGTCGGGACGCTGTTCGAGAACGAGGCCTACGCGCAGGCGCTCGCCGCTCGCGGGGGCACCCAGGAGATCATGCTCGGCTACTCCGACTCGAACAAGGAAAACGGCTTCCTCGCGGCCAACTGGTCGCTCTATCGAACGCAACGCCGCCTCGCGCGGATCTGCGAGGATCACGACGTGACGCTGCGACTCTTCCACGGGCGCGGCGGGTCGATCTCGCGCGGCGGCGGGCCGATGAACGAGGCGCTGCTCGCCCTGCCCAACGCAACCGTCTCCGGCCAGGTGAAGTTCACCGAACAGGGCGAGTCGATCGCCGAGAAGTACGGTCACCCGCAGATCGCACGGCGAAACCTCGAGCAGATGCTGAACGCGCAACTTCGCGCCCGCAAGCGCGCGATCGAGCAGCCCCGGGAGTCGATCGAGGAGGCGTGGCTCGACGCCGCGGAACGGACGGCTGAGGCGGCCCGGACGGCGTACCGCGATCTGCTCGAGCGCGACGGCTTCGTCCGGTACTTCGAACAGGCCACCCCGATCACGGTCATCGAGAAACTCGACCTCGGCTCACGACCCGCGTCGCGAAGCGGCGAACGGACGGTCGAAGACCTCCGGGCGATCCCGTGGGTCTTCTCGTGGACCCAGTCGCGGTGCATCCTGCCCGGGTGGTACGGCCTGGCGACGGGGATCGACGCCTACCTCGAGGACGGGGGCGATATCTCGGTCTTGCAGACGATGTACGACGAGTGGCCGTTCTTCCGGACCACGCTCGACAACGCCGCGCTCTCGCTCGCCCGGACCGACCTCGAGATCGCCGCCGAGTACGCCGCCCTCGCCGAGGACGACCTCCGGGAGACGTTCGTCCCGCTGCTGAGCGAAGAGTACGAACGAGCGGTCGAACTGGTCACGACGATCGGCCGTCGGGACGGCCTGCACACCCGCGACTGGCTCGCCGAGTCGACCCGGCGTCGCAACCCCTACGTCGACCCGCTGAACCTCCTCCAGACGTCGCTGCTCGCTCGATCGGATCGCACCGACGTCGAGGAACGAACGCTGCGGCTGACCGTGCACGGCATCGCGGCCGGCATGAAGAACACCGGTTAA
- a CDS encoding FAD synthase, which produces MRVVAQGTFDLVHPGHVHYLREAAAMGDELVVIVARRTNVDHKERPICPATQRRDVVDALEPVDRAILGHESDIFVPIEELEPDVIALGHDQHHDEEAILAELDRRGIDCELRRASGTEPGEDELYSTRKIVDRIIDRRG; this is translated from the coding sequence ATGCGCGTCGTCGCCCAGGGGACGTTCGACCTCGTCCACCCCGGCCACGTCCACTACCTCCGCGAAGCGGCCGCGATGGGCGACGAACTCGTCGTCATCGTCGCCCGCCGGACGAACGTCGACCACAAGGAGCGACCGATCTGCCCAGCCACGCAGCGACGCGACGTCGTCGACGCGCTCGAGCCCGTGGACCGCGCGATCCTCGGCCACGAGTCCGATATCTTCGTCCCCATCGAGGAGCTCGAGCCCGACGTCATCGCGCTGGGCCACGACCAGCACCACGACGAGGAGGCGATACTGGCCGAGCTGGATCGCCGCGGCATCGACTGCGAGCTCAGGCGAGCGAGCGGGACCGAACCCGGCGAGGACGAACTGTACTCGACCCGCAAGATCGTCGATCGGATCATCGACCGCCGGGGCTAA